From the Butyrivibrio fibrisolvens genome, one window contains:
- a CDS encoding carbohydrate ABC transporter permease has protein sequence MAAYRGHRTNPDKFEKGQIKIYIMILPMILLTGLPIIFIIFHAFKPMEELFAFPPKFITTNPTLDNFAKLAKASRSASIPLSKYVFNSVFITIVSVLASLLFSTMAAYALSKLKFKGRTMMMQINQIALMFVAVAVMIPRYLIVNKLGLIDTYLAEILPLIAVPVALFLVKGFVDQVPDSLIEAAYLDGASEWRIYTSIIIPLIKPAIATAAILVFQQVWTNIEYANYYINDDSLKSLAFYMNTLTSATTTNTVAGQGIAAAASLIMFLPNLILFCILQNSVMNTMATSGIK, from the coding sequence ATGGCTGCTTATAGAGGACACCGGACCAATCCGGACAAATTCGAAAAAGGTCAGATCAAGATCTATATAATGATCCTTCCAATGATCCTTTTGACGGGACTTCCGATCATATTCATCATATTCCATGCTTTTAAGCCTATGGAAGAGTTGTTCGCATTCCCGCCAAAGTTTATTACAACTAATCCAACGCTTGATAATTTTGCCAAGCTTGCCAAAGCTTCCAGAAGTGCAAGTATTCCGCTTAGCAAATATGTCTTTAACAGCGTGTTTATAACAATCGTATCAGTTCTTGCCTCACTTCTTTTTTCTACAATGGCTGCATATGCCCTGTCCAAGCTTAAGTTTAAGGGAAGAACAATGATGATGCAGATCAACCAGATAGCTCTTATGTTTGTGGCTGTAGCTGTTATGATCCCAAGATACCTTATCGTTAATAAACTTGGACTCATAGATACATATCTGGCAGAGATACTTCCGCTTATAGCTGTTCCCGTAGCTCTGTTCCTGGTAAAAGGGTTCGTGGATCAGGTGCCGGATTCTCTTATAGAAGCTGCATATCTTGACGGAGCTTCTGAGTGGAGGATATATACAAGCATCATCATCCCGCTTATAAAACCGGCTATAGCAACAGCAGCAATCCTTGTATTCCAGCAGGTTTGGACCAATATCGAATATGCCAACTACTATATCAATGATGATTCACTTAAGTCGCTGGCATTTTATATGAATACACTTACAAGCGCAACTACTACCAACACTGTAGCTGGTCAGGGTATTGCAGCTGCAGCATCTCTTATAATGTTTTTGCCTAATCTGATCCTCTTCTGTATCCTTCAGAACAGCGTCATGAACACAATGGCAACATCCGGTATTAAGTAA
- a CDS encoding carbohydrate ABC transporter permease codes for MFLPKAKVGARSHSNRAGYLFTGPYAILFIIFILAPVVTAIGLSFTNFNTIQTPKVVGFLNYINLITADDVFMKYVLPNTVKYALIVGLGGYALAFLLAWALSNLTKGPRTVFALILYSPSMTTGVAMAVLWKIMFTGDQTGYINSWLMDIGAIDEPIIWLSSAQYLLPIVIIIGLWSSMGIGFLSILAGLLNVDESLYEAAAIDGVKNRFQEMIYVTIPSMKPQMLFAAVMQIVGAFQNGTISTMLAGNPTPGYGAQLIVNHIEDYGFIRYEMGYAAAVSVVLLLIVQAFSVFFNRLFGSADE; via the coding sequence ATGTTTTTGCCAAAAGCCAAGGTAGGGGCCAGATCACATTCAAACAGAGCAGGTTATCTGTTTACAGGTCCTTATGCAATCCTTTTTATAATTTTCATACTTGCACCTGTTGTCACAGCGATAGGTCTTTCGTTTACAAACTTTAATACGATCCAGACTCCCAAAGTTGTTGGTTTTCTGAATTATATCAATCTGATAACAGCTGATGATGTATTTATGAAATACGTCCTTCCAAACACTGTTAAATATGCTCTGATAGTAGGCCTTGGAGGATATGCTCTTGCATTTCTTCTGGCATGGGCGCTTTCAAATCTGACTAAAGGGCCAAGGACAGTATTTGCACTGATACTGTATTCACCCAGTATGACTACAGGTGTAGCAATGGCTGTTTTGTGGAAGATCATGTTCACAGGTGATCAGACAGGTTATATCAATTCATGGCTTATGGATATAGGTGCTATAGATGAGCCTATCATCTGGCTTTCAAGCGCGCAGTACCTTCTTCCTATAGTTATAATAATAGGCCTTTGGTCCAGCATGGGTATAGGCTTTCTGTCAATTCTTGCAGGTCTTTTGAATGTTGATGAAAGTCTCTATGAGGCAGCAGCCATAGATGGTGTCAAGAATAGATTCCAGGAGATGATATATGTGACAATCCCTTCTATGAAGCCTCAGATGCTCTTTGCAGCAGTTATGCAGATAGTTGGAGCCTTCCAGAACGGTACGATATCCACCATGCTTGCAGGTAATCCTACTCCCGGATATGGAGCTCAGCTTATCGTAAACCACATAGAAGACTATGGATTTATCAGATACGAGATGGGTTATGCTGCGGCAGTATCTGTAGTACTTCTTTTGATAGTTCAGGCCTTCTCGGTATTCTTTAACAGATTATTCGGAAGCGCAGATGAGTAA
- a CDS encoding YIP1 family protein gives MKKISEKRQNKSSFKNILKRSIGIALIGISLIWNADVLTAHADAPYKTYTVDGYNSVTETQTAYLPYKTITKIGDESLMTPTDFTLLDDGTMYVLDSGNKRVVVGDADGNLVTTFGEGVLVGPKGIYVTDKHITYVADRDAKSIFVFDENGELIHTYTRPQVAMYGDALDFLPLKIVVNSSGTMYIVCESNTNGIVEISPVDNGTFLGYFGTNATSASVWTIVWRALLTDAQRAKMVGNIPATPDNMAIDEKGIIYTVTRGEGDDTLKRLNIAGVNMITDPGKSDTVPAAIAVGNHDNFFVVSQQGFIYEYNNEGQLLFMFGGKDDGQQRIGLSTKAEAIQIGSDDKIYVLDSDKAQIQVYEPTEFTDYLHEALYLFSKGRYEESKEPLSQVLMMNNLFDYANMAMGKALYKEGDYEGALKYAKLSIDNDLYSDSFWEIRNIWLKKNLSTVIVIILVLIVLNKIVKYLDNKKNILSKPKAFVQKIKNQKLVAQLRYIFFYMRHPIDGNYGIKRQNKVSVLASNILLALMIVFYIINKYFCGFMFKTVREGQFDVASDIIIILVGLFLIVGCNYLMCTINDGEGKFKAIYCSFIYSASPFLVFMPFIFALSHVVTYNEEFFVSFGRFCMVCWILVLIFIAIREINNYTVGETFKIIGLTVFTILIVCLLAFIIYVLWSQVFDFLQSLVGEVVYRIGG, from the coding sequence GTGAAAAAGATATCTGAAAAAAGGCAAAATAAAAGCAGTTTTAAAAATATCCTGAAAAGATCGATAGGGATAGCGCTTATAGGGATCAGCCTTATCTGGAATGCAGATGTATTAACGGCCCATGCTGACGCTCCCTATAAGACTTATACGGTAGATGGATACAATTCTGTAACAGAGACGCAGACAGCATATCTTCCGTATAAGACTATCACCAAGATAGGTGATGAATCTCTTATGACTCCTACAGATTTTACTCTTCTTGATGACGGAACTATGTATGTTCTTGATAGCGGTAATAAGAGAGTAGTAGTTGGTGATGCTGATGGCAATCTTGTGACTACTTTCGGAGAAGGGGTTCTGGTAGGACCTAAGGGCATATATGTTACTGACAAGCATATTACCTATGTTGCAGACAGAGATGCCAAGTCCATATTCGTATTTGATGAAAACGGAGAACTGATCCATACCTATACAAGACCGCAAGTTGCCATGTACGGCGATGCTCTTGACTTTCTTCCACTTAAGATAGTGGTTAATTCATCAGGTACTATGTATATCGTCTGCGAATCTAATACTAATGGTATAGTTGAGATCAGTCCTGTTGATAACGGAACTTTCCTTGGATATTTCGGAACCAATGCAACAAGCGCATCTGTCTGGACTATCGTATGGAGAGCGCTTCTTACGGATGCTCAGCGTGCCAAGATGGTTGGTAATATACCTGCAACTCCCGATAACATGGCAATCGATGAAAAGGGTATTATCTATACTGTCACAAGAGGTGAAGGTGATGATACCTTAAAACGCCTTAATATAGCAGGCGTAAACATGATAACAGATCCTGGCAAGAGCGATACGGTTCCTGCAGCTATAGCCGTTGGTAATCACGATAACTTCTTTGTAGTGTCGCAGCAGGGCTTTATATATGAGTACAACAATGAAGGTCAGCTGCTTTTCATGTTTGGAGGTAAGGATGATGGTCAGCAGAGGATAGGCCTTTCTACCAAAGCCGAAGCTATCCAGATAGGAAGCGATGACAAGATCTATGTCCTTGATTCTGACAAGGCGCAGATTCAGGTCTATGAACCTACAGAGTTTACTGATTATCTTCATGAAGCTTTATATCTTTTTTCAAAAGGAAGGTATGAAGAGAGTAAAGAGCCTCTGTCACAGGTTCTTATGATGAACAATCTCTTCGACTATGCCAATATGGCAATGGGCAAGGCTCTTTACAAAGAAGGAGATTATGAGGGAGCACTCAAATACGCCAAGCTCTCTATAGATAATGACCTGTACTCAGATTCTTTCTGGGAGATAAGAAATATATGGCTTAAGAAGAATCTGTCAACAGTTATCGTCATAATCCTTGTACTGATAGTTCTTAATAAGATCGTTAAATACCTTGACAATAAAAAGAATATTTTAAGTAAACCAAAAGCTTTTGTACAGAAGATAAAGAATCAAAAGCTTGTAGCACAGCTTCGATATATTTTCTTTTACATGAGGCATCCAATTGATGGCAATTATGGTATCAAGCGTCAGAACAAGGTGTCGGTACTTGCTTCTAATATACTTCTTGCTCTTATGATCGTGTTCTATATCATTAACAAGTATTTCTGCGGATTCATGTTCAAGACAGTAAGAGAGGGACAGTTCGATGTTGCATCGGATATCATCATAATCCTCGTGGGACTGTTTCTTATAGTAGGATGCAATTATCTTATGTGTACCATCAATGACGGTGAAGGTAAGTTCAAGGCTATATACTGTTCCTTTATTTATTCAGCATCACCGTTTTTGGTCTTCATGCCTTTTATCTTCGCTTTAAGCCACGTTGTTACATACAACGAAGAGTTTTTTGTAAGCTTTGGCAGGTTCTGTATGGTCTGTTGGATCCTGGTTCTTATATTCATAGCGATCAGAGAGATCAACAACTATACAGTTGGCGAGACCTTTAAGATCATAGGACTTACTGTTTTTACAATACTTATAGTATGTCTTCTTGCATTTATTATCTATGTACTGTGGTCGCAGGTATTCGACTTCCTGCAGTCACTTGTAGGAGAGGTGGTGTATCGCATTGGCGGCTGA